The window TAACATTCACTTCTTTATTAATTTCCTATATTCTCTTGGCAATAAACCAGTAACACGTTGAAACTGTTTTGCAAAACTTTCAGATCGGTCATACCCAACTGCCTGTGCAATTTCAGCAATGCTCAAATCCGTAACAAGCAATAAATGTTGTGCTTGCCCTACTCTTTTTTGTAAAATGTAATCATAAAGTGTACAGCCAAAACATTCCTTAAATGCAGCTTTTAACTTGGTCTGCCCCATGAATGAAATCCGGCACAATCTCTCGATAGGCACTGAAAAGGTATAATGGTTATCCAAATAAGCTGCGACTGCGGAAAGATTATCTTGATTTTGTTCTGTTAAGTGTAACTTGTTTTTCTTCTCTAGATTACTCCGTGCCTTCTCCATAATCAGAGATACTGCTTCTAAAATTTTCCCCTCATAAAACATCTTGGCTGTAAGACCAGTTCCCCGATAACCCTCAATTTGTTTTAATATGGCGATTAGTTCAGGAAAATCAGTTCCTATTTGCATTCTGCGAAATGCCTCGCTGGGATCAATATATTCTCCTGGAAATCTTTCTCGTAAATATTGTTGATAGAATTTCGGCATGATCGTAAAGCTGATACTTTGCAGCGGAATGTTTTTGTGATAGATCGCCTGATATACCTTATCACTTTGCCCAATCTGCGCTTGCAGGCTATTGGGCGAAAGCTGGCAATAAGGGCGGAACTCTTCACCAGATACAGAGGTATAGTAGGTCACAGACAGAAATTCATGTTCCGGACATTCTAACATAAAATCATCATAAAAAAGAAAGTCACGGATTGTAATTTCAAACATGTTTTCATAAAAATAAACCCAAAAGTGACCTTGCCCTTTTTCTACGCTTAAAGTATAGCAGGTAAACTCTTTGTAAGGCTCTTTGTGTTCATTATCTAAGTAAAAGCCGCCGTCCGAAAGCATAGAGTGATATAGCTCTTTTATTGGTTTCATAAGATTACTACTTAATACGCCATTTCGACGCACTTATACGCCGATACGACGTTCCTTCCTCTGGTTTATTGTGAAATCCTCAGACCTGGAGTATACTGATATACATTGGTTAGTTACAACTAATTTCTTAGTATTATACCATATTCCTATCATTTCAGCAAGAAAAAGGTGGTGAAAATATGCAAATGGATTTTAAGGCTTCCAGACCTGATCCACGAGTTCTAATTATCCAGATTGTCGTGGTATCAGTATTGGCGTCTGTCTTCCGAAATCTACTTGCGCTGTTTCTTTTGGTGTTAATAGTAGATATTATATTGCTGTTTCAGTGCGGCTGGAAAGTGTTTGTAAAAAATCTTATAGGTTATGGAGCGATATTGTTACTCC of the Luxibacter massiliensis genome contains:
- a CDS encoding helix-turn-helix domain-containing protein, with translation MKPIKELYHSMLSDGGFYLDNEHKEPYKEFTCYTLSVEKGQGHFWVYFYENMFEITIRDFLFYDDFMLECPEHEFLSVTYYTSVSGEEFRPYCQLSPNSLQAQIGQSDKVYQAIYHKNIPLQSISFTIMPKFYQQYLRERFPGEYIDPSEAFRRMQIGTDFPELIAILKQIEGYRGTGLTAKMFYEGKILEAVSLIMEKARSNLEKKNKLHLTEQNQDNLSAVAAYLDNHYTFSVPIERLCRISFMGQTKLKAAFKECFGCTLYDYILQKRVGQAQHLLLVTDLSIAEIAQAVGYDRSESFAKQFQRVTGLLPREYRKLIKK